The Candidatus Anaeroferrophillus wilburensis genomic interval TTCCGCCGCACCAGGATGTTCGGCGGGATCGAATACCAGTTTGCGCCCACATGGACGCTGAGCGCCGAGTATTCGCCCATCAGGCGGGAAAAGCTCTTTGGCTACCGGGACCACCATGGCCTGGAAATTTATGATGACGACGACCGCTGGCCGGTCAATATGGGCATCAAGTATCACGGGGAAAATCTCCAGGGCGGTCTGGCCCTGCTGCGTGGCGACACCCTGGCGGGGACGCTGGAGTTCGCCACACCGCTGGAGCTCAACTCCCTGCTGGGCTGGAAGCGGACCGAACCCTTCGAGCCGGGCGCCAGCCTGCGCTATCGGGCCGCCCGGGCCGACAACGACGAACTGGCCCAATTGGCGGCCGCCCAGCTAAGCCGCCAGGGGTTTGCCGACCTTAGGGTCCAATGTGCCGACGACGCCATCTGGGTGGAGTTCGTCAACAGCCGCCACCTGGAGATTCCGCGGGCCTTCGGCCACCTGGCCGACACCCTGCAGGCCTTTTTGCCGGAACGCGTTGCAACCTTTTACCTCAACCAGCGCCACAACGAGCAGATCGTCCAGTCGTTGTGCCTGCCGCGGGCCAGCTTCCAGGCCTTCATGGAGCAGCGCCTGGATGATGAAGGCCTGAACACCTTTGCTGACCTGACCCTCTACGGGGCGGAGCATCGGTAGGAATTTGACCGGAAAAACCCGGGGAAGGTGCAGGTCGGCGGCGACAGCCGCTTTTACTACGAGATCAACCCGCGCCTGTTCACCTTTCTCAACAACAAGGCCGGGTTTTTCAAGCACAAGGGCGTTGCCCTGCTGGATGGCGGCTGCCGCCTGTGGCCGGGAGCCAGGCTGGTGGGCCAGGTGGAGCTGGTCCTGTTCAACCAGTTCGACGACTTGATCTATGACAAGCTGGAGGAAGACTCTGTCCGCACCGACCTGGTTGAATATCAGCGGCAGACCGACCCCCAGCTCACCATGTTCGCTCTGGAGCAGTATGCCACCCTGCCCGGGCAATGGCAGGGCCGCCTGGCCGCCGGCCTCTTCGAACGGGCCTTTGCCGGCTTCGGCGGCGAGGTCTTCCGCCTGTTTCACGACGGCCGCTGGGGTGTTGGCCTGGAAAGCGAGGCGGTGCGCAAGCGCGACGTCAACAACAACAT includes:
- a CDS encoding YjbH domain-containing protein, with protein sequence MKCCGLPAAVRLAGSVLVLLFGMAAPLAAAALPSLQSYTGLWNMPNARILPDWHLRLGYGHADPYRYYGGAMGLFDRFEVCGQFTEISTITAFADYDYGNYKDRAAGLRWVLYKEDEVLPQIAVGAFDATGTSLFAQRYIVASKQLGKWDLTLGLGQGVLAGEYLATGGSLDVGVSQDKALDFLLSSPFRRTRMFGGIEYQFAPTWTLSAEYSPIRREKLFGYRDHHGLEIYDDDDRWPVNMGIKYHGENLQGGLALLRGDTLAGTLEFATPLELNSLLGWKRTEPFEPGASLRYRAARADNDELAQLAAAQLSRQGFADLRVQCADDAIWVEFVNSRHLEIPRAFGHLADTLQAFLPERVATFYLNQRHNEQIVQSLCLPRASFQAFMEQRLDDEGLNTFADLTLYGAEHR
- a CDS encoding YjbH domain-containing protein; the protein is MQVGGDSRFYYEINPRLFTFLNNKAGFFKHKGVALLDGGCRLWPGARLVGQVELVLFNQFDDLIYDKLEEDSVRTDLVEYQRQTDPQLTMFALEQYATLPGQWQGRLAAGLFERAFAGFGGEVFRLFHDGRWGVGLESEAVRKRDVNNNIKLRDEAGMDGWFHTAFLNLYAQLWPSQGLEGGLKIGRFLAGDPGVRIELRRSFKYFTIGAWYTKTDTSCFSAPENRAAEQKGVYIRFPLALFKDRDVPGHLGYTFTSFTRDQGQTVAQPGSLYPLDPYNTPLQTGRDLDTMRRY